A genomic window from Leptolyngbya sp. BL0902 includes:
- a CDS encoding RluA family pseudouridine synthase — protein MTVLPAQPDPWDYRYEGRCPRTGKIYTLPRTALAKAAAQGLMDTLAADPQALGEGKMYGVLLVRVPGQTGGEGQSEGQVGVLKAFSGLWRGQAQRPGWVPPIPGREHVALLEAQTLDQLHRIKTRLQHLNALPERGTYAQLRADFDQQRQALNQRHRQRREERAQQRQHLTATLSGKALATALANLDQVSRGDKAELRHFKQNQAESLHPLAATIQAADAEMQTLKRQRRALSQQLQANMHAVYRLTNFAGDSLTLAQIQALEQPSGLPTGTGDCCAPKLLHYAAQHGWQPLALAEFWWGPPLGDRQSGHFYGACEERCQPILGFLLAGLSAGLESSASPQKRPDLDDLPILYMDDWLVVVDKPAGLLSVPGRYGNRQDSVLSRLQVALPNGRDLRPVHRLDQATSGVLVLARTADSHRHLSQQFAQRRVHKVYEALLGGRLTQTSGWIDLPLSPDPQNPPRQRVDRLHGKPSQTSFEVLAYDQGITRVAFMPHTGRTHQLRVHAAHPQGLNAPILGDALYGPGHDAQQADAQTVNTQTINTQIVNTQRLHLHAKALTLIHPHHQTPLTFTAPVPF, from the coding sequence GTGACAGTGCTTCCAGCCCAGCCTGACCCTTGGGATTATCGCTACGAGGGCCGCTGTCCGCGCACTGGAAAGATCTACACACTGCCCCGCACCGCCCTCGCCAAAGCCGCCGCCCAAGGGTTGATGGACACCCTCGCCGCCGACCCCCAAGCCCTCGGTGAAGGAAAAATGTATGGGGTTTTACTGGTGCGGGTGCCGGGGCAAACTGGGGGTGAGGGCCAATCTGAGGGCCAAGTCGGCGTCCTCAAAGCCTTCTCCGGCCTATGGCGGGGGCAGGCCCAGCGTCCGGGGTGGGTGCCGCCCATCCCAGGTCGTGAACACGTGGCCCTGCTAGAAGCCCAAACCCTGGATCAGTTGCACCGGATCAAAACCCGTTTGCAACATCTGAATGCCCTGCCAGAGCGAGGCACTTATGCCCAGTTGCGGGCAGACTTTGACCAACAGCGGCAAGCGTTGAACCAACGCCATCGGCAGCGGCGGGAGGAGCGGGCGCAGCAACGGCAGCACCTCACGGCCACCCTCAGCGGCAAGGCACTGGCGACGGCTTTAGCGAATTTGGATCAAGTCAGCCGGGGCGATAAGGCAGAATTGCGACACTTTAAGCAAAACCAGGCTGAATCCCTGCATCCCCTGGCCGCCACGATCCAGGCGGCGGACGCCGAAATGCAAACGCTCAAACGGCAGCGGCGGGCCTTATCCCAGCAGCTCCAGGCCAATATGCACGCGGTCTATCGGCTCACTAACTTTGCTGGCGATTCCCTCACCCTGGCCCAAATCCAAGCCCTAGAACAGCCCAGCGGTCTGCCCACGGGCACGGGGGATTGCTGCGCTCCCAAGCTGCTCCACTATGCGGCTCAGCACGGATGGCAACCCCTGGCCCTGGCGGAATTTTGGTGGGGGCCACCCTTGGGAGATCGGCAATCTGGCCACTTTTATGGAGCCTGTGAGGAACGCTGTCAGCCGATTTTAGGATTCCTGCTGGCTGGGTTGTCCGCTGGGCTGGAGTCCTCCGCCTCCCCTCAGAAGCGTCCCGATCTGGATGACCTGCCCATCCTTTATATGGACGATTGGCTGGTGGTGGTGGATAAGCCTGCGGGGCTGCTGTCGGTGCCCGGTCGCTATGGCAACCGTCAGGATAGTGTGCTGTCTCGGTTGCAGGTGGCACTGCCGAATGGGAGAGATCTACGGCCCGTGCATCGGTTGGATCAGGCGACCTCTGGGGTTCTCGTCTTGGCCCGCACCGCCGACAGCCACCGCCACCTCAGCCAGCAGTTTGCCCAGCGTCGGGTACACAAAGTCTACGAAGCCTTGCTAGGGGGACGCCTCACCCAGACGAGCGGCTGGATTGATCTACCCCTCAGCCCCGACCCCCAAAACCCACCTCGGCAGCGGGTCGATAGGCTGCACGGCAAACCCAGCCAAACCTCCTTTGAGGTGCTGGCTTACGATCAGGGCATCACCCGTGTGGCGTTCATGCCCCACACCGGACGCACCCACCAACTGCGGGTTCATGCCGCCCATCCCCAGGGGTTGAATGCCCCCATTTTGGGTGATGCCCTCTATGGCCCAGGTCACGATGCCCAACAGGCCGACGCCCAGACCGTCAACACCCAGACCATCAACACCCAGATCGTCAACACCCAGCGGCTCCACCTTCACGCCAAAGCCCTGACGCTTATCCATCCCCACCACCAAACGCCGCTGACCTTCACCGCCCCGGTGCCGTTTTGA
- a CDS encoding HEAT repeat domain-containing protein: MYDDDLTTLNPDAEFADPLDALGPVEDSDTPQFDPEVMLPLLTAADPQQRMLAARAFCELEEPRAVADLIALLADRCPLVRVSAAYALGRNPATEAVEPLIAQLSQDWNGYVRKGLVWALGNVHDPRTLGPLITALKTDISAVRLWAASALAQMAQVNYEAVIAAIPPLIEAMRRDAVPAVRSNCAWAIGQLCRELPSNVVYHTAVDALIETFAEDKDLGVREDTRTAILKIGDTRGLQVIEEIERDGFFL, encoded by the coding sequence ATGTATGATGACGATCTCACTACTCTAAACCCAGATGCGGAGTTTGCCGACCCCCTGGATGCCCTGGGGCCAGTGGAGGACTCCGACACCCCTCAGTTTGACCCAGAGGTGATGCTGCCCCTGCTGACGGCGGCGGATCCTCAGCAGCGGATGTTGGCGGCGCGGGCCTTCTGCGAACTGGAGGAACCCAGAGCTGTGGCGGATTTGATCGCCCTGTTGGCGGATCGCTGCCCCCTGGTGCGGGTGAGTGCCGCCTATGCCCTGGGCCGCAACCCCGCCACCGAGGCCGTAGAGCCCTTGATTGCCCAACTCAGCCAAGACTGGAATGGCTATGTGCGGAAGGGGCTGGTGTGGGCTTTGGGCAATGTCCACGACCCACGCACCCTGGGGCCGCTGATTACGGCCTTGAAGACCGACATTTCGGCGGTGCGGCTGTGGGCGGCCAGTGCCCTCGCCCAAATGGCCCAGGTCAACTACGAAGCGGTGATCGCCGCCATTCCGCCCCTGATCGAAGCCATGCGCCGGGATGCCGTGCCTGCTGTGCGAAGCAACTGCGCCTGGGCTATCGGCCAGCTTTGTCGCGAACTGCCCTCCAATGTGGTCTACCACACGGCGGTGGATGCCCTGATCGAAACCTTCGCGGAAGACAAAGACCTGGGGGTGCGCGAAGATACCCGCACCGCCATCCTCAAAATTGGCGATACCCGTGGGCTTCAAGTGATCGAAGAAATCGAGCGGGATGGCTTTTTCCTGTAG
- a CDS encoding adenylate/guanylate cyclase domain-containing protein, producing MASLLQSSVGLLRSRLSRQIVAWVFLSLVVIEAVIFVPSLYRRRQEQLQALEQVSQEVLFAVKAGMMADQSPVAVLESLQSNLRPDSVVRGASLYQPDGTLVRAFGDAPQLDVTHLAPTEVRRQVHRNPARYDVVWPSQSFKGQYLLAVRHDASNVGREMLRYALSIAGLVVVISLFVTLATIVVLERLLINPLLYLRDDLLAAGDAVSRDQPPSFHSLSMTRQDELGDVTLAFGQMFDRVRHEIQERKQAEAALTEAQEKSERLLLNILPRSIADQLKQETGKAIASRFEDVTILFADLVDFTGLAVQSPPTELVCLLNEIFSAFDTIADQLELEKIKTIGDAYMVVGGLPTPHPDHARRVMAMALAMLRVIKTFQRQDGQPFCLRIGINTGPVVAGVIGIKKFSYDLWGDAVNIASRLESQGLIDRIQVSEATYHHLKDHYAFEARGTVNIKGRGPMTTYLYSGPNPLSPSPSGAESSSLTA from the coding sequence ATGGCCAGTTTGCTGCAATCATCAGTAGGGCTGTTGCGGTCGCGGTTGTCACGGCAAATCGTGGCCTGGGTCTTCCTCAGTTTGGTGGTCATCGAAGCGGTGATTTTTGTTCCCTCCCTCTATCGGCGGCGGCAGGAACAACTCCAAGCCCTAGAGCAGGTGTCTCAGGAGGTGCTGTTTGCGGTGAAGGCGGGCATGATGGCCGACCAATCGCCCGTAGCCGTTTTGGAATCTTTGCAGAGTAACCTGCGGCCCGATTCTGTGGTGCGAGGGGCGTCTCTCTATCAGCCCGATGGCACCCTGGTACGGGCCTTTGGTGATGCGCCCCAGTTGGATGTAACCCACCTTGCCCCCACGGAGGTGCGCCGCCAAGTCCACCGCAACCCCGCCCGCTACGATGTGGTGTGGCCCAGCCAAAGCTTTAAAGGGCAGTACCTCCTTGCCGTCCGCCACGACGCCAGCAACGTGGGGCGCGAGATGCTGCGCTATGCCCTCTCCATTGCGGGGCTGGTGGTGGTTATCTCCCTTTTTGTTACCCTGGCTACGATTGTGGTGCTAGAGCGGCTGCTGATTAACCCGCTGCTGTATCTGCGCGATGATCTGCTGGCGGCAGGGGACGCCGTTAGTCGAGATCAGCCCCCGTCCTTCCATAGCCTGTCGATGACTCGCCAGGACGAACTAGGAGATGTGACCCTCGCCTTTGGCCAAATGTTTGACCGGGTGCGCCACGAAATACAGGAGCGCAAACAAGCCGAGGCTGCATTAACCGAAGCCCAGGAAAAATCGGAACGGCTGTTGCTCAACATTCTTCCCCGCAGCATTGCCGACCAACTGAAGCAGGAAACGGGCAAGGCCATCGCCTCCCGCTTCGAGGATGTCACCATCCTCTTTGCCGATCTGGTGGACTTCACGGGGCTGGCGGTGCAGTCGCCACCCACAGAACTCGTCTGTCTGCTCAACGAGATCTTCTCTGCCTTCGACACCATTGCCGATCAGCTAGAGCTAGAGAAAATCAAAACCATCGGCGATGCCTACATGGTGGTGGGCGGCTTACCCACCCCCCATCCCGACCACGCCCGTCGCGTCATGGCCATGGCCCTAGCAATGCTGCGGGTGATTAAGACTTTTCAGCGCCAAGACGGCCAACCCTTTTGCCTGCGGATTGGCATCAACACTGGCCCGGTGGTAGCGGGGGTGATTGGCATCAAAAAGTTTAGCTACGACCTCTGGGGCGATGCCGTCAACATCGCCAGCCGCCTAGAATCTCAGGGCTTGATAGATCGCATTCAGGTCAGCGAAGCCACCTACCACCACCTCAAAGATCACTACGCCTTCGAGGCCAGAGGTACAGTAAATATTAAAGGCCGTGGCCCCATGACCACCTACCTCTACAGCGGCCCCAACCCCCTGTCCCCAAGCCCTAGCGGTGCCGAATCCAGTTCCCTTACGGCCTAA
- a CDS encoding chromophore lyase CpcT/CpeT codes for MPTLNHLAAALAGEFDNKAQSLAEPIWYLHLRVWNRPLLPSLFGEGYGFFIEQISVASGAPPYRQRILHLTQRGDSFWGQYYGLTDPLAWRGCSSEPDRLTHLTHADLVELPTCGLRISWDRPQYTARMPADSLCAISYQGQTSYIALGFDLSVVGDAVELKVYDHGVDPSTGKTTWGPTMGPFHLKRQAGYDLTVTR; via the coding sequence ATGCCTACCCTCAACCACCTCGCCGCTGCCCTCGCCGGAGAATTTGACAACAAAGCCCAATCCCTGGCGGAACCGATTTGGTATCTGCATTTGCGGGTGTGGAATCGGCCCCTGTTGCCCAGTCTGTTTGGGGAAGGCTACGGCTTTTTTATTGAGCAAATCAGTGTCGCCTCTGGGGCACCGCCCTATCGCCAGCGGATTTTGCACCTGACTCAGCGGGGAGACAGCTTTTGGGGCCAATACTACGGCTTGACCGACCCTCTTGCTTGGCGGGGGTGCAGTAGCGAACCCGACCGCCTCACCCATCTTACCCATGCCGACTTGGTGGAATTACCCACCTGCGGGCTCCGTATTTCCTGGGATAGGCCGCAATACACCGCCCGTATGCCCGCCGATAGCCTCTGTGCCATTTCCTACCAAGGCCAAACCAGCTACATTGCCCTGGGGTTTGATCTGTCCGTCGTGGGCGATGCGGTGGAGTTGAAAGTCTACGACCACGGGGTAGACCCCAGCACCGGAAAAACCACCTGGGGGCCAACGATGGGGCCATTTCACCTGAAGCGCCAGGCGGGGTATGACTTAACTGTTACGAGATAG
- a CDS encoding DUF4347 domain-containing protein: protein MAGLSIAPGGWSFVPAHVTESTSDSLNSLSLGATLLIIDPGVSDYEVLIAAATPGTEVYRLDKQSDGIEQITAYLKHYPASTVHILAHGAPGQLQLGNGELNLENLDTYTAALATWFQGNKAALLLYGCNVAAGDTGTEFLEKLHQLTGATLAASTREIGNGIWALDAPSPTDALPPIPIAPTALAAYPHTLNSPPIGLDPANPTLISTYQTPDTAYGVSMVGHYAYVAVRSSGLQVIDISTPTHPRLVGTVDTPGLAMGVSVVGHYAYVADYHGGLQIIDISTPANPILVNTVDTRGLVVDVSVVGRYAYVADRIRGLQIIDISTPTNPILVGTCQTPGIRDISVVGRYAYVAHIDCLQVIDISTPTNPTLVGTTARDDTTPGFVNGVSVVGHYAYIADSDYGLQIFDIRTPANPTLVGTYNTSALEVSVVGHYAYVSTSGRIGLQVLDVSTPSNPTLVGNYNTFGALDMSVVGGYIYAASSLGLQVIDISEPPITLAGTPQENSPLTAKVSALMDADGLPNRRTYSYQWQQSRDGGSTWSAVAGATARTFVPRDAQVGKHLRVQMQYTDLRGRLETVTSAATRNVVNVNDAPTGRVTITGTATQGQILTASNTLADRDGLGPITYQWRADGANITGATRRTLRLTQDHVGKAISVVARYTDGFGTPEAVASAPTAPVNRPLPTAQVTTLPNRVLSVTGNTPTLTLAFDVSREARFDNTVGFYTVLDTRGRVRDPLTGNALLPGAAGYQRAALANRVVSNLATQNGQTSSYTATVATNQLLSSFLVVGGSVAALLDSNPNNDPRVFFNYRAANGDRQDHVRLLGPNTLGFEDIFGGGDRDFNDVIVRTTLA from the coding sequence ATGGCTGGCCTGTCTATCGCTCCGGGGGGTTGGTCGTTCGTTCCTGCTCACGTTACCGAGTCTACGTCTGATTCTCTAAACAGCTTATCCCTGGGGGCTACGCTCCTCATCATCGACCCAGGGGTGTCGGATTATGAAGTCTTGATAGCAGCGGCCACTCCCGGCACAGAGGTCTATCGGTTAGATAAGCAATCGGACGGTATTGAGCAAATCACCGCCTATCTGAAGCATTATCCTGCCAGCACAGTACACATCCTGGCCCACGGTGCGCCGGGGCAGCTACAACTGGGTAATGGCGAACTCAACCTAGAAAACCTAGACACCTACACCGCCGCCCTGGCGACCTGGTTCCAGGGGAACAAGGCAGCACTGCTCCTCTATGGCTGCAATGTGGCAGCGGGGGATACCGGAACCGAATTTCTTGAAAAACTGCACCAATTGACTGGGGCTACCCTTGCCGCTAGCACCAGGGAGATAGGCAATGGCATCTGGGCTTTAGACGCCCCCTCACCCACCGACGCCCTCCCTCCCATTCCCATCGCCCCCACCGCCCTCGCGGCTTACCCCCACACCCTAAATTCTCCTCCCATCGGCCTTGACCCCGCTAACCCCACCCTAATCAGCACCTACCAGACCCCTGACACCGCCTATGGCGTAAGCATGGTAGGCCACTATGCCTATGTTGCAGTCAGAAGCAGCGGGCTTCAGGTGATTGACATCAGCACCCCCACCCACCCCAGGCTGGTCGGCACTGTTGATACCCCTGGTCTGGCCATGGGCGTAAGTGTGGTGGGCCACTATGCCTATGTTGCTGACTACCATGGCGGGCTTCAGATCATTGATATCAGCACCCCCGCCAACCCCATCCTGGTCAATACTGTCGATACCCGTGGTTTGGTCGTTGACGTAAGCGTGGTGGGCCGCTATGCCTATGTCGCTGACAGGATTAGAGGGCTTCAGATCATTGATATCAGCACCCCCACTAACCCCATCCTGGTCGGCACCTGCCAGACTCCCGGGATCCGGGACATTAGCGTAGTGGGCCGCTATGCCTATGTCGCTCACATCGATTGTCTTCAGGTGATTGACATCAGCACTCCCACCAACCCCACCTTGGTCGGCACCACCGCCAGGGATGACACAACCCCTGGCTTTGTCAATGGCGTGAGTGTGGTGGGCCACTATGCCTATATCGCTGATAGTGATTATGGGCTTCAGATATTTGACATCAGAACCCCCGCCAACCCCACCTTGGTCGGCACCTACAATACCTCCGCCTTGGAAGTGAGCGTGGTGGGCCACTATGCCTATGTCTCGACATCGGGGAGGATCGGGCTTCAGGTGCTTGACGTTAGCACCCCCTCCAACCCTACTCTGGTCGGCAATTACAATACCTTCGGTGCCTTGGACATGAGCGTGGTAGGCGGCTATATCTATGCTGCAAGTAGCCTTGGGCTTCAGGTCATCGATATCAGCGAGCCACCCATCACCCTGGCGGGCACCCCCCAAGAAAACAGTCCCCTCACTGCCAAGGTTTCTGCGCTCATGGATGCCGATGGCTTACCTAATCGCAGAACCTACAGCTATCAGTGGCAGCAATCCCGCGATGGCGGCTCCACTTGGTCTGCCGTCGCGGGGGCCACCGCCCGCACCTTTGTCCCACGGGATGCCCAGGTTGGCAAACACCTTAGAGTGCAAATGCAGTACACCGACCTGCGAGGTCGCCTTGAAACTGTGACCAGTGCCGCCACCCGCAACGTCGTCAACGTCAACGACGCCCCCACGGGCCGCGTCACCATCACGGGCACCGCTACCCAGGGGCAGATTCTCACCGCCAGCAATACCCTCGCCGACCGCGATGGCCTTGGCCCCATCACCTACCAATGGCGGGCGGATGGCGCGAATATCACCGGAGCCACCCGCCGTACCCTGCGCCTCACTCAGGATCACGTGGGCAAGGCCATCAGCGTCGTCGCCCGCTATACCGATGGCTTTGGCACCCCCGAAGCCGTCGCCAGCGCCCCTACCGCGCCCGTCAACCGTCCGCTGCCCACCGCCCAGGTCACAACCTTGCCCAACCGGGTGCTCTCGGTGACGGGTAACACCCCCACCCTCACCCTGGCCTTTGACGTGTCGCGAGAGGCCCGATTTGACAACACCGTGGGTTTCTACACCGTGCTAGATACCCGAGGCCGAGTGCGCGATCCCCTCACCGGAAACGCCCTCCTTCCCGGCGCGGCGGGCTATCAACGGGCTGCGCTGGCCAACCGAGTGGTGAGCAACTTGGCCACCCAAAACGGCCAGACCTCCTCCTACACCGCCACCGTGGCCACCAACCAACTGCTGAGCAGTTTCTTGGTGGTCGGCGGCTCGGTGGCGGCCCTGCTGGATAGCAACCCCAACAATGACCCCAGGGTGTTCTTTAACTACAGAGCCGCCAACGGCGACCGCCAAGACCATGTGCGTTTGCTGGGGCCAAATACCCTTGGCTTTGAAGACATCTTTGGCGGCGGCGACCGCGACTTCAACGACGTAATTGTGAGGACAACGCTGGCCTAG